In Nicotiana tabacum cultivar K326 chromosome 2, ASM71507v2, whole genome shotgun sequence, the following proteins share a genomic window:
- the LOC107817796 gene encoding uncharacterized protein LOC107817796, with protein sequence MALTEECRSRIQSKLPQKLKDPSSFTIQISIGKHAVGRALCDLGESINLMSLSIFRQLGLGEPRPTTVILQVADRSLAHPEGEVPFILGRPFLATGRAIIDVYEGKMTMRVGVRVKVFNVYKALRLSAHYEELSMISVVESDVTSLMPYMSPIDPLERAFMGYEEDSEYEMMEEIE encoded by the exons ATGGCACTCACTGAAGAATGTAGATCAAGAATTCAAAGCAAACTACCTCAGAAATTGAAGGATCCAAGTAGTTTCACTATCCAAATCTCGATTGGTAAGCACGCAGTCGGGCGCGCTTTGTGTGATCTTGGGGAGAGCATCAATTTGATGTCGCTATCTATTTTCAGACAGTTGGGGTTGGGTGAGCCGCGCCCAACCACGGTGATTTTACAGGTTGCTGATCGCTCCCTTGCTCAtcctgaagga GAAGTTCCATTTATTTTGGGGCGTCCATTCTTAGCCACGGGACGAGCTATTATCGATGTATATGAAGGAAAAATGACAATGAGAGTAGGTGTTCGAGTGAAGGTATTCAATGTGTATAAAGCACTCAGATTGTCAGCCCACTATGAAGAGCTATCTATGATTTCTGTGGTGGAAAGTGATGTGACTTCATTAATGCCTTATATGAGCCCCATAGATCCTCTTGAACGAGCTTTTATGGGGTATGAAGAAGACAGTGAATATGAGATGATGGAAGAAATTGAGTAA